A genomic region of Pontibaca methylaminivorans contains the following coding sequences:
- a CDS encoding DUF3955 domain-containing protein: MFPRLLTFVVVTLMGMGCATAYASISSTVDAQGYLREPFFLIPLGYLFLLAGLGGIVFTLLRAAILRLVEPHPNS; the protein is encoded by the coding sequence ATGTTTCCGAGATTGCTGACATTCGTCGTTGTCACGCTGATGGGGATGGGCTGCGCCACCGCCTATGCGTCGATCAGTTCGACCGTGGATGCGCAGGGGTATCTGCGCGAACCCTTCTTCCTGATCCCGCTCGGCTACCTGTTCCTGCTGGCCGGGCTCGGCGGCATCGTCTTTACCCTGCTGCGGGCGGCGATCCTGCGGCTGGTGGAACCCCACCCCAATTCCTGA
- a CDS encoding TlpA family protein disulfide reductase has protein sequence MRLFRLLTLYIALALGANAALADTAMLAGLREGDMKKLVLHDSPKPVSEKTFTLADDGGEATLADWQGKWVLLNFWATWCAPCRKEMPELAALQDAFGGNDFEVLTLASGPNNSTPAIRKFFGEIGVDNLPGHQDPNQAVSRDMGVLGLPVTVILNPEGEEIARLTGDAEWNSESAQAIISALLDDADE, from the coding sequence ATGCGCCTGTTTCGACTTCTGACCCTTTATATTGCGCTTGCGCTCGGTGCAAATGCTGCGCTTGCCGACACCGCCATGCTGGCCGGCCTGCGCGAAGGCGACATGAAAAAGCTGGTCCTGCACGACAGCCCCAAGCCGGTCTCGGAAAAGACCTTCACGCTGGCCGATGACGGTGGCGAGGCGACGCTTGCCGACTGGCAGGGCAAATGGGTGCTGCTGAACTTCTGGGCCACGTGGTGCGCGCCCTGCCGCAAGGAAATGCCCGAGCTTGCCGCCCTGCAGGATGCCTTTGGCGGCAATGATTTCGAGGTTCTGACCCTCGCCAGCGGGCCCAACAACTCGACCCCGGCCATTCGGAAATTCTTTGGCGAGATCGGCGTCGACAACCTGCCCGGCCATCAGGATCCGAACCAGGCCGTGTCGCGCGACATGGGAGTTCTCGGCCTGCCGGTGACGGTGATCCTGAACCCCGAGGGCGAGGAAATCGCGCGCCTGACCGGCGATGCCGAGTGGAATTCCGAAAGCGCGCAGGCGATCATTTCCGCGTTGCTCGACGACGCGGACGAATGA